The genome window ATGGATCTGTTTCTCCCGGCATACTTTTTAATTTTTGAATTATTTCTGTGTTGATTTTCATTAGTTTTTTTAACCATATCTGTGGTTTTTACCAATGGATATTTCGATTGACGTGGGTTTCTTTTTTTTCTTTTGATTTCTCCTGAGCCTTCTCTTCAGATTTGTGTAATGTATGATTTCACAATACTTTCAATAGAGTACCATTATTATTCCTGACTACGATGATATCCACTTACAATCCCGGATTCATGGTCTACCATGAATTACTCTTCATGAGAATGAGAGATGCCATCACTGAATCCAGTCCGGATAAAAAAAGTAGCCTTTCTTGATATTGGGACGAATTCGATTCGTCTTTTAATTGTAAGAATCTCCATAAACAGGACCTGGAAGATACTTACTGATCAAAAAACTGTAGTCAGGCTAGGTGAAGGAGAATTTGAAAAAAACAGGCTGAATGCTGATGCAATTAAACGAGCTGAAAATGTACTCACGAGGTTTATTCAGAATGCCAGAGAATTTTAGGTAGACGAGATCATGGCAGTTGCCACATCTGCATTACGAGAAGCAGAAAATAGAAATGATTTAATTGATCCGATCTTTTCTGATACCGGCGTCTCCATTAAGGTGATATCAGGAGCTGAAGAAGCGAGGCTGATATGGCTCGGGGTACGAAGTATGATCAGGAATAAGAGAACCAAGACGCTTTTCATCGATATTGGCGGGGGGAGTACTGAAGTCAGTATTGGTGATGTGAATGACCTCCTATTTTCATGTAGTTTAAAACTCGGAGCAATACGAACGACTCAGGCAGTTGTTTCAGCAGGATATCAGAAACCGTATACATCTATCATTTTTGAGAGTCTGAATAGTACCATCCTTGAAGAGTTAGGTTGTATCATTCCTGAACTGGAGAAACATTCGTGTTTTCAGGCATATGGGAGTTCAGGAACGATACTGGCACTTGAATCAATAGCACGTAATGTAAGTGTGACTTCCTCTGCTCATATCCAGGGTATTCTGACCATTCAAGAGTTGAAACAGATAATTAGGTTTTTGGGGAAAATACCACTTGACGATCGACGGAAGGTTGATGGATTAAACCCGGCCAGGGCGGATATTATTATTGCTGGAGCCTGTATCCTCATGGCAATTCTTGAGAAAGCAGAAGTACAGAAAGTACAGGTCACGTCCTATGGTCTTCGTGATGGATTACTCCAGGAGTATTTGCTGACAAAAGTGGATCCCGGAGCGATGGAAATTGGACCCACGAGACAAAATATTATTCAGGAAGTTGGAGAAATATTTCGAATTGATGTATCACATGCTGACAGGGTGCGAAATATTGCTGTAATGCTCTATGAAAGTGGGAAAGAGATTCACCTGTTTAATCTTCCTGATTGTTCTTTGGAACTGCTCATGCATGCAGCATATCTTCACGATATTGGTCATATAGTATCTTATCCTAAACATCATTATCATACATATTATCTGATTCGTTCCCTGCATCTTCCTGAATTCTCCAATGAAGAGAAAGAGATCATTGCACTTATTGCCAGATATCATAGAAAAAAAGTAGCGCGAGAAAAAGACGAACCCTTCTTAAAACTCTGTAAATCTCATCAAAAAATGGTAAAAATGTTGTCATATCTCCTGAGAATTGCAGAAATCCTTGATAGAAGTCATTATGGGAGAATTAGTAGAGTAACATTTAATAATTTAACAAATAAAGCAATAACACTCAACATCGAATGTCCTGATGATATATCACTAGAATTAACAGGAATTAATGATGATAAGGGCCTGTTTAAAAAGATCTTTGGAGTTGAACTTCGTACTACAATCAGTCAACTATCACAAAACGACATAATACACTCAGTATCAAGCGAATTGACATCTTAATAGAACAAAAAATCATGAATTAATCAAACTTCTGTAATTCATCCCATCTATGATCAATAATAATAATTATACTACTCAATCCCGGTCTAATGAATACATTTGTAATCAGATTAAATCCTGGATACAGACGCATCAGTACCTGATTTCTAAATCTGGTGATGTAACTTACCCTCTTCTTGAACGAATAAATTTTCTGGTAACATTTCACGCATCTCTTGATAATTTTTTTATGACCAGGGTTCTTGACTTTAAACATTATCTTGAAAAAGACGGAGTACTTTTTCCACACAATCAGGCTTTTGTCATAGTTCTCGAAGAGTTGTATGATCTGTTGGTTCCATTGCTAAAAATGCAGGATGAGATTTGGACTTCTTCAATATTTCCTAATCTTTGTGCCAAGGAGATTTACATCCATGATCAGAATTCTCTTGAATTAGAACAGCAAAGAAAATGTCGTGATTTTTTTTCCAGAGAAATCTTTCCTATCCTGACTCCTCTTGCCTTTGATAAAACTCATCCATTTCCGTATATTTCAAACTTATCTCTAAATCTTGCAGTAATTCTGCGAGAATCATCTCATTCCCCGGAACTCTTTGTCCGGATTAAGGTACCGGAAGACCAGTTTCCCCGTTTAATATTGTTTCCTGATGAAAAGCCATCATCAGAGAGTCCTTTGCGATATGATCTATTTTTTTTGGAGGACCTCATATCAGCAAATCTTGATCTTTTGTTTCCTGGAATGCAGATTATATCCTCGTATCCATTCCGGGTAACAAGAGATTCGCAGTCACGTTCATGGGGTCTGAATGAAACCTCACTGATACCGATGGATATTAAAGGTACAGAGGAACAAAGACGCAACACTACTGTCCGAATTGAGGTATCGAATGAAATAAACAGACCTGTTTGTGGAATGATATGCGATAATCTCTTCCAGTTTTCGAGGATTTTTTACCGGACCCGCGGACCAATAGGAATGGCAGATATGACTGCTCTTTATAATTTAAATCGGCCGGACCTTAAATACAGGCATTATGACGATACAATTACATGATTGCCTGATTCTTATCAATAATGGGCATACCTGCTAACTTCTTCTGTTTGATCTCTCATTTAATTATTGAGAGATACGTTATCCCAAAATGTATATTTAAATGATTCCCGGGCTATATATTTTATTAGTGACCCTTTTTGGAATCACAATTTTTTTGGTTCTGACAGGCACCGGATTACAAATACCATCCGAGAGAGTCCCAGGTGGTACTCACAGAATTGAAAGGATTGTTTGTGTATGAGTTACTAATTCTGGCTGGATGGAGTTTGGAGTAAATATTCTCCATGACCCTGGCAGACCTCACAATAAATGTCAATATATGGGAAACATTTTGGGCAGAGGTGGAGTGATGTGGAAGAATTAATAACCTGATTATCTGAATGTTCATTGATTGATCTGCTCTCCATATTATCCACTTTCATTCAAAACAGAATAATGATTTAGTATAGAATATCTA of Methanospirillum lacunae contains these proteins:
- a CDS encoding polyphosphate kinase, with amino-acid sequence MINNNNYTTQSRSNEYICNQIKSWIQTHQYLISKSGDVTYPLLERINFLVTFHASLDNFFMTRVLDFKHYLEKDGVLFPHNQAFVIVLEELYDLLVPLLKMQDEIWTSSIFPNLCAKEIYIHDQNSLELEQQRKCRDFFSREIFPILTPLAFDKTHPFPYISNLSLNLAVILRESSHSPELFVRIKVPEDQFPRLILFPDEKPSSESPLRYDLFFLEDLISANLDLLFPGMQIISSYPFRVTRDSQSRSWGLNETSLIPMDIKGTEEQRRNTTVRIEVSNEINRPVCGMICDNLFQFSRIFYRTRGPIGMADMTALYNLNRPDLKYRHYDDTIT
- a CDS encoding Ppx/GppA phosphatase family protein; the encoded protein is MAVATSALREAENRNDLIDPIFSDTGVSIKVISGAEEARLIWLGVRSMIRNKRTKTLFIDIGGGSTEVSIGDVNDLLFSCSLKLGAIRTTQAVVSAGYQKPYTSIIFESLNSTILEELGCIIPELEKHSCFQAYGSSGTILALESIARNVSVTSSAHIQGILTIQELKQIIRFLGKIPLDDRRKVDGLNPARADIIIAGACILMAILEKAEVQKVQVTSYGLRDGLLQEYLLTKVDPGAMEIGPTRQNIIQEVGEIFRIDVSHADRVRNIAVMLYESGKEIHLFNLPDCSLELLMHAAYLHDIGHIVSYPKHHYHTYYLIRSLHLPEFSNEEKEIIALIARYHRKKVAREKDEPFLKLCKSHQKMVKMLSYLLRIAEILDRSHYGRISRVTFNNLTNKAITLNIECPDDISLELTGINDDKGLFKKIFGVELRTTISQLSQNDIIHSVSSELTS